The Candidatus Zixiibacteriota bacterium DNA window TCCGCAACAGTAGCGGTGCTTTACGACCTCCTGCTTCTGGTTTTGAAACTGTTATGTCAGCCATAATTCTTTCTCTCAATTAGCCTGTTGTTTTGAGCTTTCATCCCCTTTTTCGTCATCACCAGATACAGGAACGCTTCCGGCCTGTTGCAGTTCCGCCTTTTTTTGAGCGATCCAGTCCTCGAACTCCTCTTCTGAAACAACCTCGACATCGATCAGCATATCGGCATGAAGAGGCCCGCACAATTCGGCACACTGACCTTTATATGTCCCCTTCCTGGCCTTGAACCAGAGCTCGGTAATACGACCCGGCATAAAGTCCTTTTTGACCCCGAAAGCAGGTACCCACCAGGCGTGAATAACGTCCATACTGGTCCCCAGCAGGGTAACATAGGTATCTTCAGGAACCACAAGCGGTTCTTCTGCAATCGTAATATCGTGTTCGGGATAATGGTATTTCCAGAAAAATCTCTGGGCGGTTACCTCCACAGTCATATCGCTCTGGGGCGCGTAATTGATCCTTTC harbors:
- the coxB gene encoding cytochrome c oxidase subunit II, whose product is MSRVKSLVLLTIFVLIMSVGAFAQEQSGDITNWIDEPATPLAEDVRSNFFLTLALILPFLLLAEGLLIYVIIKFRKRPGREPAKFHENVRLEIAWTIAPAIVLVIIALSTYSLIERINYAPQSDMTVEVTAQRFFWKYHYPEHDITIAEEPLVVPEDTYVTLLGTSMDVIHAWWVPAFGVKKDFMPGRITELWFKARKGTYKGQCAELCGPLHADMLIDVEVVSEEEFEDWIAQKKAELQQAGSVPVSGDDEKGDESSKQQAN